AGTCGCACGTAAAAAAGACGTGGATGCATTGTGGACAGAGCAGGGTGCTGATGGGGTAGCTGCCGGATTAACCAAGCTGACATTAGCAAAACTGCGAATCTTAGCTCGTGAATATCCCGATCTCCCTATTGAATCCAAAAAACTTTCCAAAGTGAAAAAGCGCACACTGGTGGAAGTTTTCAAGCGTTACTACGCTTCGTTGAATAAATGATGAGATGTTAGAGGAGCTACAAAATGGACTACGATCTATTATCTGTCCAGGAATCGCGGGATCTAGCCCGCCAGGGCAGTATAGCTGCTGAAAAGATTGCAAGTTACACCGATGAGTTAATTGACTCTATTCTCTGCTGCATGGTGCAGGTGGCAAGAGAGAATGCGGTACGGCTTGCCCGTTTAGCAGTTGAAGAAACCGGCTTCGGCAATGTGCCTGATAAGACATACAAGAACCATATGGCTTCACAGCTGTTGTATGACGCAATCAAGCCCATGAAAACTGTCGGTGTTATTAGTGAAGACAGGGCTCGTAAGGTTATCGAAATAGCAGAACCAGTTGGTTTGCTTATGGGGATTACACCTTCAACAAACCCTACCTCCACAACAATCTATAAAGCAATGGTTGCTATTAAAGCACGTAACGCCATTGTTTTTGCACCGCATCCAGCTGCATGCAAATGCACCATGGAAGCAGCACGGCTCATGTGCGAAGCGGCAGTCAGTGCTGGAGCACCACAGGGTATTATCTCCTGTGTCTCCAAGCCTTCAATGCCTGCTACAAAAGAGCTGATGCATTCTAAAGAAATCAAAATGATTATCGCTACGGGTGGTCCCGGTATGGTCAAAGCCGCATACAGCGCAGGTAAACCTGCTCTTGGTGTGGGCGCCGGTAACTCTCCAGCGTACATTGAAAGAACAGCGAATATTCCTCAGGCCGTGAAGAATATTATTGCCAGTAAAACCTTTGATTACGGTACGATCTGCGCGTCAGAACAGTCTGTAATCGTTGAAGAGTGCAATAAAGACGCTGCTGTTGCTGAGTTTAAAAAACAGGGTGCGTACTTTATGTCTGCTGAAGAGACACAAAAAGTATGTTCACTGCTGTTTAAAAATGGCCATGTGATGAATGCACAATTTGTGGGCAGAGCCCCGCAAGTTATCGCTTCAGCCGCAGGGATCACCATTCCGGAAGGAACAAGAGTCTTGATGGGCGAACAGCAAGATGTCGGGGATGGCTTCCCGCTCTCGTTTGAAAAGCTCACCACAGTACTTGCGTTCTACACCGTTAAGGACTGGCACGAAGCATGTAAGTTGAGCATTAAGCTGCTTCAGAATGGTATCGGGCACACAATGAGCCTGCATACTGAAGACGAAAATATCGTAAAAGAATTCAGTGTAAAGCCTTCATCCAGAATTCTGGTGAATACAGGCGGCACGCACGGCGGTACCGGCGTGAGCACTGGTCTTACCCCTTCCTTCACTCTCGGGTGCGGAACATGGGGTGGCAGCTCAATCTCTGAAAACGTAACACCACTGCACCTTATTAACATTAAGAGCGTGGCGTACGGTTTACATGATTGCAGCACAATTGCTGAAAATGATCCTACGTTCAACTATCCTGAACTCGCGGAATATACCGCGAAGAAGCCTGTTGTAGACACCATGTTTCCTAAGGGTGGATGCTCTGACACTGGCAGCACAATAGAACACGATCACCTTATAGATTTGGTTACGTCGCTGGTTAACGCTCTTCACAAGGGAGCGTAAATGAGTAGCTACGATGCGGTGCTAAAACTTCTCCTCAAAACTGTTGAAGCAGCAATTGATGAGTCGGAAGCGCACCAAGAGGGCATAGCAGTCGGAATCTCCAATCGCCATGTACATCTTTCACAGGAAGATTTGGATGTGCTGTTTGGGAAAGGGTACCAACTGACAAGGCTAAAAGACCTCTCCCAACCCGGGCAGTTTGGATGCAAGGAAATTGTAACCATATGCGGCCCAAAGGGTGCAATTGAGAAGGTTCGAGTGCTTGGACCAGTACGCAGTAAAACCCAGGTTGAAATTCTTGCGGGAGATTCCTTTAAATTAGGGGTCAAGGCACCTGCAAGGTTATCCGGAGATCTACAAGGAACTCCGGGGATTACAATTATAGGTCCGAAAGGATCTGTCCAGACAAAAGAGGGGCTGATTGTTGCTCAACGTCATATCCATATGCATTCAAACGATGCAACGGAGCATGGCGTGCGGGATGGGCAAATAGTCGGCATTGAGCTTGACGGGGTACGAGGCGGTATTTTTCATAACGTAGCAATTAGAGTCAGCAATGAGTCCGCTTTGGAATTTCATGTTGATATCGAAGAAGCAAACGCAATGAACCTTACCTCTTCATCCGTTGTTGATATCGCAATTTAATATCGGAACAGGAGAACATATGTCTAAACATGACGCGTTAGGAATGATCGAAACGAAAGGTCTCGTCGGTGCAATTGAAGCTACTGATGCGATGGTTAAAGCTGCCAACGTGACCCTGCTGGGTAAAGAACACATTGGTAGCGGGCTTGTTACCGTTATGGTGCGTGGTGATGTTGGGGCTGTAAAGGCTGCAACTGATGCTGGTGCAGCCGCTGCACAACGTGTGGGGGAAGTAGTTTCCGTACACGTAATTCCGCGTCCGCATGGTGATGTTGAAACCATTCTTCCAATACGGAAGGATTCCAAATAATATATTTTGCAAAACGTGCAAATGAATCTGTTTTCTTTGCACGTTTTGCTAATTCCACATTCCGTAACCATTCCGGCAGGTGGTGTTAGCGTTCGGCTTACGCTGAATATCAGTTGTAAAAGTGTGCATACCTCGTTAGAGGACTTTACATGACTGATGTGTAGTTTGAACGTTCTGTATACCTGAGAAAAGGCGTCTGTAGGTTTACAAGCTTCACCTTTCACGATGGTTTCGACTGGCTGATGCAACACGCTAAGAGCGCAGTGATGTGGAGAGAGAAAAGAGGGGCGTGTTGTCTATTCTGGACAACCGATATTAAGAAACTTAAATAAAAAAGGTTCTTATCTATGAGTGAAGTAGTTTTACAGAGCAGAGAAGCCGTTGTCGCGAAACGAAAGCTTGATGCTAGTTTCCGCACTAAAGGTATTGTCATTGCGTTGTTATCAGCTGTTTTCTATGGCCTTTACACCGGTTTCCTTACCCTTGGTATGGCTAAAGGTGTATGGGGCGATTGGTATGGCGCAAACACCGCTGGATTGTCCGCATTTGTTGTAACATATTTTCTTGGTGCTGTTGGCTCCGCTATTAACGATAGCTTCAGCGCAATCTGGGCTCTCTTTTTTGCAACAACCCGTGGCCGTATTGGCGACTTCTTTAGATGTCTTAACACTAAACCAGGCCGTGTAATGGTTCTGGCTGCGTTAATCGGTGGCCCGATTGCTACCACCGCTTACGTTGTAGGCCTCCAGCTTGCTGGTTCTATTGTTGTTCCAATTAGTGCTCTTTGTCCTGCTATCGGCGCAATTCTGGGCCGTGTTCTGTTCAAGCAGGAACTTAATGCACGCATGATGCTCGGCATCGGTATCTGCTTCCTTGCAAGTTTTATGATTGCAAGCACCAGTCTTGGTGGCGAAGCACCTGATGGCCAGTTCCTCGGTATTTGTATCGCATTTATCGCTGCTCTTGGTTGGGGCTTTGAAGGTTGTGTTTGTGGTTACGGTACATCCATGATTGATTCTGAAATTGCTATTACCATCCGCCAGACAACCTCTGCATTGTCCACCCTGTTTATTTTCATTCCAGCTATGGCATTTATGTCCGGTAGCTTGGATTCTTTAGGTCTTGTAATTGAAGCATTCACAAACAGTGGTTCCATTCACTGGTTCGTGATTAGTGGCCTTTGCGCATACTTGACCTTCATGTTCTGGTACCGTGGTAACGGCATGTGTGGTGCTGCGCTCGGTATGTCATGTAACGGCACATTCTCTTTCTGGGGACCATTTGGTTGCTGGATTATCCTCGGTGTAATCTTCGGTATCGATGGCTGGTCCATGGCACCTATCGCTTGGGCAGCTGCTGTTCTGATGATCGTGGGTATCTTTACTGTTGCAATGAACCCGCTCGATTTGTTCAAACAGAAAGAAGAGGTATAATATGAAGCCACTTAACTATGCAATGTTGAAGTACTTTACTACTGTTGAAGATGCATGTGTTGATGATGTGATGGATGCACTTAAAGGTGTATACGGTCACTTTAAGGCATTTGACCGCGACTCTATGGTTTCTGCCATTATGACAGCAGAAGCAAACGGTCTGTTAGCTGAAACTCGTTTTGAAATGGGTTCAGGTAACGAATTGAAGGTGTACTATTGTGCTCCTGAAGATGGTGCAGCAACAATTAACTACTACATTAGTGATTAGTTTGTTGTTGATTCACCAATAACGATTCGAAGTAATTGGTGTATTTGTCCTCCTGATGAAGGTTTAAAAACCTCATCAGGGGGATTTTTTTTTATATGCACTTAGGGTAGAGGATAAGTATCATGTGATGCAGAAGTGTGTATAAGAGCGTGTTGCATGTGTTTCTTGAAGTTTTCTGGTAATTGTATAAGTATAACAAACTATTATCAGAAAGTAGAAAGTTGTTTGAATGTTTTTTACCGCAGACTGAAACAAAGAGGTATTCAACTACACCGGATGTAGGGATGAATTGTTTTGTAAAATGCATGTGATCTGTGCTCCCCCGATATTTTTGCACGTGTTACTTTTTTACATTTTGCATGCCCGATAGTCTGCTATGACAGTTTTGTTCAACGTTTTTGTTGTACTATAATACGTGGAACGTAACTTAGTCATATACTCTGTTTTACTTGCGCTGTGTTCAAGCGGGAGGATGGTTGTGAAATCCAAGAGTAGTTATTCAATCGGAGAAGTTAGTAAAATATGCGGCTTATCCAAAAAAGCTCTTCGCCATTATGATAAAGTAGGCATTATTACGCCTGATAGATCGTGCGGCAATAATTATAGATATTATTCCCGATCTTCGCTGTTGGCTGTGCCGGTTATCAAATATTATAAGCAGATGGGCTTTAAACTCTCTGAGATGAAAGATGTAATGGAGAGCGGAGACTATCGTACTCTCAGGGCATCTTTTAAGTCGAAACTTGACGAATTATGTCAGGTTAAAGAAGAAGTGGATCGAAATTTCACTTCAGTTAAAGACTGGTATGAGCTTGTGGTGGAAGCGGAATCTGTACTGCATTACAAAGTACAGGACATATCAGTAAAGTTTGTTGAAGAGGATACGTTCTGTTTTCTTGATCAGGAATTTGCATATGATTACAGAGACTCAATCATTAATATTGAGTTCACGAATTTTATCGAATCAATTGATAACGAGATAACAGGGCCTGTAATTATAAAATTCCCTGATTACAAAGACAAAATGGATGGTAACTGCGTTAACATCTCTGTTTTGCAACGTGCTCTTAAGACGTGCAAAAAGGAAATAGAGACGCATTTTGGTGGATGCATGATGGTGTCAGCCTATCATATAGGTTCGCACGAAAATATTAACGATACGTATGAGCGAGTAACTCGTTGGGCAAGTGAACATAATTACACGCTTGGGCCTGAAGTTTATGAGCGATACGTTGTGGATTACTGGAGCACTCAGGATAGCAATAAGTTTGTCACTGAGATTCTCATAAATATTTCTGACCCAAAATAGGGTTTGAGATGCAGTCAAAAACCACTTGCTTGACGAAATTTGTTATGCAGAGCTGACGTACAACTTTTTTGGGCAAAAGTTGGCGATAACAGTTTTGCGAATTTTGTCATTTTCGGCAAAAAAGGTACGGCTATTGAATGGCAAAGAGAATAAAACGTTTTTTTTATTACCGTACGTATTGATTGCAGACCTTTTCGAATAAAAAAAAGCTTTTACTAAAAATAGTAAGAGCTTTTTTCTATGTATATACCAATAAATCTACATATTTTGGGTAGAAAATAATCTATTGACAGATTTGTGATGCGTCTTCTAAGAGGCATACTTTAGGTGTATAGCGTTCTTAAATTTTTTGGAAGGATTGAGTCAAATGATGGATATCATAAAAAAAATTGCTTCAGGCAGTTTAGTACTGCAGATCGTGTTGGGCATTTGTGCCGGTGTTCTCGTAGCAATGTTTGCTCCGGATGCTGCTAAATCTGTAAACGTCTTGGGTCAGCTTTTTGTTAAAGCACTCAAGGCTGTGGCACCAATACTCGTTTTTGTTATTGTTGCTTCATCTATCGCGAATCAGAAGAAAGGCGCGCATACAAACATGCGTTCTATTATCAGTCTTTACCTTATCGGCACATTCATGGCTGCATTAGTTGCGGTTGTAATGAGCTTTGTTGCCCCTACCACTCTTACTCTTGTTGCTACTACTACCAGTGCAACTCCTCCAAGTGGTATTGGTGAAGTTCTTAACACACTGCTCTTCAAAATTGTTGATAACCCAATCAATGCACTTGCTTCCGGTAACTTTATCGGTATTCTTGCATGGGCTCTCGCACTTGGCTTCTTCTTCCAGCATGCTGGTGAAGCAACTAAGACAG
This sequence is a window from Halodesulfovibrio sp. MK-HDV. Protein-coding genes within it:
- a CDS encoding phosphate propanoyltransferase, producing MSSYDAVLKLLLKTVEAAIDESEAHQEGIAVGISNRHVHLSQEDLDVLFGKGYQLTRLKDLSQPGQFGCKEIVTICGPKGAIEKVRVLGPVRSKTQVEILAGDSFKLGVKAPARLSGDLQGTPGITIIGPKGSVQTKEGLIVAQRHIHMHSNDATEHGVRDGQIVGIELDGVRGGIFHNVAIRVSNESALEFHVDIEEANAMNLTSSSVVDIAI
- a CDS encoding acetaldehyde dehydrogenase (acetylating), whose protein sequence is MDYDLLSVQESRDLARQGSIAAEKIASYTDELIDSILCCMVQVARENAVRLARLAVEETGFGNVPDKTYKNHMASQLLYDAIKPMKTVGVISEDRARKVIEIAEPVGLLMGITPSTNPTSTTIYKAMVAIKARNAIVFAPHPAACKCTMEAARLMCEAAVSAGAPQGIISCVSKPSMPATKELMHSKEIKMIIATGGPGMVKAAYSAGKPALGVGAGNSPAYIERTANIPQAVKNIIASKTFDYGTICASEQSVIVEECNKDAAVAEFKKQGAYFMSAEETQKVCSLLFKNGHVMNAQFVGRAPQVIASAAGITIPEGTRVLMGEQQDVGDGFPLSFEKLTTVLAFYTVKDWHEACKLSIKLLQNGIGHTMSLHTEDENIVKEFSVKPSSRILVNTGGTHGGTGVSTGLTPSFTLGCGTWGGSSISENVTPLHLINIKSVAYGLHDCSTIAENDPTFNYPELAEYTAKKPVVDTMFPKGGCSDTGSTIEHDHLIDLVTSLVNALHKGA
- the eutM gene encoding ethanolamine utilization microcompartment protein EutM; the protein is MSKHDALGMIETKGLVGAIEATDAMVKAANVTLLGKEHIGSGLVTVMVRGDVGAVKAATDAGAAAAQRVGEVVSVHVIPRPHGDVETILPIRKDSK
- a CDS encoding MerR family transcriptional regulator, which gives rise to MKSKSSYSIGEVSKICGLSKKALRHYDKVGIITPDRSCGNNYRYYSRSSLLAVPVIKYYKQMGFKLSEMKDVMESGDYRTLRASFKSKLDELCQVKEEVDRNFTSVKDWYELVVEAESVLHYKVQDISVKFVEEDTFCFLDQEFAYDYRDSIINIEFTNFIESIDNEITGPVIIKFPDYKDKMDGNCVNISVLQRALKTCKKEIETHFGGCMMVSAYHIGSHENINDTYERVTRWASEHNYTLGPEVYERYVVDYWSTQDSNKFVTEILINISDPK